A genomic stretch from Desulfohalobium retbaense DSM 5692 includes:
- a CDS encoding ISL3 family transposase: MLVSQLTKLTLDIQGFRVGRVQGDTSGITVDIAPDRRHLLFCSRCGSAAKYRDTLKSRYFRHVPLWGIPVWLRYSPRRVRCGHCGIKVEYFPWSTGKHRFTTAFAHFLASWARLLPWKHVAQLFGCSWGTVAAAVAQMVEYGLDHQDLSNLTHIGIDEISREKGQVYLTNVYDLNTSSLVWSGEKRTKATITNFFTSLGPNKTDKLEGVCCDMWEPYAQVIREMAPKSTMVFDKFHIVRHLNEAVDQVRRDEIREKGQKHKDLVKDTRYIWLKNPWNLTDKQASRLSALEKLNLKINRAYLLKESFRQFWSYECRASAKEFLDKWFWWATHSRLKPMRNFAWMLRRKEENILSYFDMPISNGSVEGLNNKAKVISHRAYGFRSAKNYIRNLYHCMGGLPEPQIMHRFV; this comes from the coding sequence ATGCTCGTGTCCCAGTTAACCAAATTGACGCTGGATATTCAAGGATTTCGTGTCGGTCGAGTTCAAGGTGATACGAGCGGGATCACCGTAGATATAGCCCCGGACCGGCGTCATCTGCTCTTTTGCAGCCGCTGCGGCAGCGCTGCCAAGTATCGGGATACCCTTAAAAGCCGCTATTTTCGCCATGTCCCTCTTTGGGGAATCCCTGTATGGCTCAGGTACAGCCCCCGCAGAGTTCGGTGCGGACATTGCGGCATCAAGGTGGAGTATTTCCCCTGGAGCACTGGCAAACATCGGTTCACAACGGCTTTTGCCCACTTCCTGGCTTCATGGGCCAGATTACTGCCCTGGAAACATGTGGCGCAGCTTTTTGGCTGCTCCTGGGGCACCGTAGCCGCTGCAGTTGCCCAGATGGTCGAGTATGGTTTGGACCACCAAGACCTGTCGAATCTGACCCACATTGGGATTGACGAAATCTCCCGAGAAAAGGGCCAAGTATACCTAACCAATGTCTACGACCTAAATACCTCCAGTCTCGTATGGAGTGGGGAAAAACGGACAAAGGCAACAATCACCAACTTCTTCACCTCGCTTGGTCCTAATAAGACCGATAAGCTTGAAGGGGTCTGTTGCGACATGTGGGAACCGTACGCCCAGGTTATACGAGAAATGGCCCCGAAATCGACGATGGTCTTCGACAAATTCCACATTGTCCGGCATCTCAACGAAGCCGTTGATCAGGTCCGCAGAGACGAGATCCGGGAAAAGGGCCAAAAGCACAAGGACCTGGTTAAAGACACCCGGTATATCTGGCTCAAGAACCCGTGGAATCTGACTGACAAGCAGGCATCTCGGTTGAGCGCACTGGAAAAACTCAATCTCAAAATCAACAGGGCGTATTTACTCAAGGAATCATTCCGCCAGTTCTGGTCGTATGAGTGCAGAGCTTCAGCCAAAGAGTTCCTCGACAAGTGGTTCTGGTGGGCGACACATTCCAGGCTGAAGCCAATGCGAAATTTTGCTTGGATGCTGCGCCGCAAAGAAGAAAATATTCTCAGTTATTTCGATATGCCCATCAGCAATGGCTCGGTGGAAGGCCTCAACAATAAGGCTAAGGTCATCAGTCACAGAGCATACGGGTTCAGATCAGCCAAGAATTACATCCGGAATCTGTACCATTGCATGGGCGGGCTCCCTGAACCCCAAATTATGCACAGATTTGTGTGA
- a CDS encoding IS3 family transposase (programmed frameshift): MPPHLPKQMKEAAVHQALTGHSTTKQIAKEYGVGLSSLNRWIKNAKNSGAPGMAQKEKRPKDWTREERLNALLEAAKLSDEELGAWCRQKGLHTHHLEKWRKELAQEQPSAEKTTSKQLKKEIKELKSELNRKDKALAETSALLVLKKKSRCNLGGQRGRLIPPEMKKYAITLIDEACRAGARMKKACEILGISVRSLQRWRQPETIEDKRKGSSIFPSNKISEIERQRILKVLSSAEFRDKTPHQIVAELADQGKYLASEASMYRILKEVGQNTHRQDSNPKKHQKPTELVATDANQIWTWDITYLPSATKGSFFYLYMVMDLYSRKVVAWQVHDREDATLASEVIREACYQEGVAREQLVLHSDNGSPMKGATMLATLQQLGVMPSFSRPHVSNDNPYSESLFKTLKYRPWYPHRPFQCVSEAREWVEGFVQWYNFEHRHSKLEYVTPNERHTGQDKAILANRRAVYQRARQKQPERWSGQTRQWATTVAVTLNKHRTSKAEKSAA; the protein is encoded by the exons ATGCCTCCTCATCTTCCCAAGCAAATGAAAGAAGCAGCGGTGCATCAAGCGTTGACGGGACACAGCACCACAAAGCAAATTGCAAAGGAGTACGGAGTCGGGCTTTCCTCTCTAAATCGCTGGATCAAAAATGCAAAAAACTCAGGAGCCCCTGGCATGGCCCAGAAAGAAAAGCGCCCCAAAGATTGGACCAGGGAAGAGCGACTCAATGCCCTTCTCGAAGCGGCTAAGCTCTCTGATGAAGAATTGGGGGCGTGGTGTAGGCAAAAAGGACTACACACCCACCATCTGGAAAAATGGCGCAAAGAACTTGCCCAAGAACAACCTAGCGCCGAAAAGACAACATCCAAACAACTGAAAAAAGAGATCAAAGAACTCAAAAGCGAATTAAATCGAAAAGATAAGGCCCTTGCTGAAACCAGCGCCTTGTTGGTGCTGA AAAAAAAAAGCCGATGCAATCTGGGGGGACAACGAGGACGATTGATACCCCCTGAAATGAAGAAGTATGCGATTACCTTGATAGACGAGGCTTGTAGGGCTGGAGCCAGAATGAAAAAAGCCTGTGAAATATTAGGCATTTCAGTCAGGTCTCTCCAGCGCTGGCGGCAGCCTGAAACAATCGAGGACAAGCGTAAAGGCTCCAGTATATTCCCAAGCAATAAGATCAGCGAAATAGAGCGGCAAAGGATCTTAAAAGTTCTGAGCAGTGCAGAATTCAGGGATAAAACACCTCACCAGATTGTTGCCGAGCTGGCGGATCAAGGAAAATACCTTGCTTCTGAGGCCTCCATGTACCGCATATTAAAAGAAGTCGGCCAAAATACACATAGGCAAGACTCAAACCCCAAGAAGCATCAAAAGCCAACAGAGCTTGTTGCTACAGATGCTAATCAGATCTGGACTTGGGACATCACGTATTTACCAAGTGCAACCAAGGGCAGCTTTTTCTATCTCTACATGGTCATGGACCTTTACAGCAGAAAAGTCGTAGCTTGGCAGGTGCATGACAGAGAGGATGCGACACTTGCTAGCGAAGTGATCCGCGAAGCTTGCTACCAGGAAGGCGTGGCCCGGGAACAGCTTGTTCTGCACTCGGACAACGGCTCGCCCATGAAAGGAGCCACGATGTTGGCCACCTTGCAGCAACTGGGCGTCATGCCCTCGTTTTCCAGGCCCCACGTTAGCAATGACAACCCCTATTCGGAATCTTTGTTCAAGACCCTGAAATATCGTCCCTGGTATCCCCACAGGCCGTTTCAATGCGTGAGCGAGGCCAGAGAATGGGTAGAAGGCTTTGTGCAGTGGTATAACTTTGAACACCGGCACAGTAAGCTGGAATATGTCACTCCAAACGAGCGGCATACAGGGCAGGACAAAGCCATTCTGGCCAATCGTCGGGCCGTATATCAAAGAGCAAGGCAAAAACAGCCTGAGAGGTGGTCTGGACAGACCAGGCAATGGGCTACGACGGTAGCGGTCACCCTAAATAAACACAGAACCTCTAAAGCGGAAAAGTCTGCAGCCTAG
- a CDS encoding glycosyltransferase family 4 protein, with product MVMVQKLKTVTLYQDFKEDKRTSIDIFSDFLETYLLKFINESYKIYRFQPKIPSIINKLPDKINLRMRAARYIGYPLQAKKSQGEINHIMEEGYGHLLYTLDPNRTVVSVHDLIPMLAWNNEIPGMTYSHRPRLAEFSFKALSRARKIIANSHSTKNDLIRLCNINPDKINVIYQGLDPEFHNVSINNKQIPRQMLNFPDCSTHLILITGQQEYKNHKTCLKVIEGLQEISRKPVQLVRLGRKTMNWDQQIKKANLKNFPICLQNLPRKEVIEVYKAVDCLLFPSWYEGFGRPPLEAMACGTPVVTSNRASLPEVVGNAGLIADADNVNELTNKVNRILTDDVFYQDLVEKGKKRSTSFTWESTVKQLMHVYESISSS from the coding sequence ATGGTTATGGTTCAAAAACTTAAAACAGTCACTTTGTATCAAGATTTCAAGGAAGATAAAAGAACCAGTATAGACATATTTTCCGACTTTTTAGAGACCTATTTATTAAAATTTATAAATGAAAGCTATAAAATTTATAGATTTCAGCCTAAGATTCCTTCTATTATCAACAAACTTCCAGATAAGATTAATCTAAGAATGAGGGCAGCCCGTTACATTGGATATCCCTTGCAAGCTAAAAAAAGCCAAGGTGAAATTAATCATATCATGGAAGAAGGTTATGGACACCTTCTGTATACACTTGATCCAAACCGTACAGTAGTGTCAGTTCATGATTTGATACCAATGTTAGCCTGGAATAATGAGATACCTGGAATGACCTATTCACACCGGCCCAGGCTCGCTGAGTTTTCATTTAAGGCATTATCCAGAGCAAGAAAAATTATTGCTAACAGTCATAGCACAAAAAATGATTTAATTCGTTTATGTAATATAAATCCAGATAAAATAAATGTTATTTATCAAGGACTAGACCCTGAATTTCATAATGTGTCGATAAATAACAAACAAATTCCAAGGCAAATGCTTAATTTTCCTGATTGCAGTACGCACCTGATTCTCATAACAGGCCAACAGGAATATAAAAACCATAAAACCTGTTTAAAGGTTATTGAAGGCTTACAAGAGATATCCAGGAAGCCTGTTCAGCTTGTACGACTTGGTAGAAAGACTATGAATTGGGACCAGCAAATAAAAAAAGCTAACTTGAAAAACTTTCCTATTTGCTTGCAAAATCTTCCAAGAAAAGAAGTGATTGAAGTCTACAAAGCTGTAGACTGTTTGCTGTTTCCTTCCTGGTATGAAGGTTTTGGGCGTCCACCCCTTGAAGCAATGGCCTGCGGGACCCCTGTAGTTACTTCAAACAGAGCCTCTCTCCCGGAAGTTGTTGGAAATGCGGGTTTAATCGCTGATGCTGATAATGTGAACGAGTTGACAAATAAGGTAAATAGAATTTTAACTGATGATGTATTTTATCAGGATTTGGTAGAAAAGGGAAAAAAGCGTTCAACATCATTTACTTGGGAAAGCACAGTTAAACAACTCATGCATGTTTATGAAAGCATTTCGTCAAGTTAA
- a CDS encoding CgeB family protein gives MKILVIGDLRKEIARSFQRYNALKELGHDVTGLSFFISHNKYNNINHKLLYRIFHKLGFPLDNTKINYRISDHIKKHHFDLIWIEKGLMVKPSVLRKAKTIHPYLKLLSYTEDDMFARHNQSWYYKKCLPLYDIVITTKSYNCNSEELPALGARKVFFVDKAYDKYRHRPIELTQQDIQKFGADVGFIGTYEKDRAEKMLYLAHNGIKVRIWGNGWGDWVGKHPNLQVENKPVYGDDYVKAICATKINLCFLRKINRDLQTDRTMEIPACGAFMLAERTEEHSRLFEENFEASFFDVNDPEELFEKVSYYLQHDDERQQIAKAGRQRCIESKYSHHDRLQYILSKIIG, from the coding sequence ATGAAAATACTGGTTATAGGTGATTTGCGAAAAGAGATAGCTCGATCATTCCAGCGCTATAATGCATTGAAAGAACTTGGGCATGATGTCACTGGTTTATCTTTTTTTATAAGCCATAACAAATACAATAATATAAATCATAAGTTGTTATATCGGATATTTCATAAGTTGGGTTTTCCTCTCGATAATACAAAAATTAACTATAGAATATCAGATCACATAAAAAAACATCACTTCGATCTGATCTGGATTGAAAAGGGATTAATGGTCAAGCCTTCCGTGCTCAGAAAAGCAAAAACAATTCATCCTTATTTAAAATTGCTGTCTTATACGGAAGACGATATGTTTGCCAGGCATAATCAGTCCTGGTATTACAAAAAGTGCCTTCCTCTGTATGATATTGTTATCACCACCAAGAGTTACAACTGCAATTCTGAAGAGCTTCCAGCGTTGGGTGCTAGAAAGGTTTTTTTTGTCGATAAAGCCTATGACAAATACCGTCACCGTCCTATCGAATTGACGCAGCAAGATATCCAAAAATTTGGTGCGGATGTCGGCTTCATTGGAACTTACGAAAAAGATCGAGCTGAAAAAATGCTTTACTTGGCACATAATGGCATTAAGGTTCGTATTTGGGGAAATGGGTGGGGAGATTGGGTTGGCAAGCATCCCAATCTCCAGGTGGAAAATAAACCAGTCTACGGAGATGATTATGTTAAAGCCATATGCGCGACAAAGATAAATTTGTGTTTTCTGCGTAAGATAAATAGAGACTTGCAGACTGATAGAACTATGGAAATACCTGCATGCGGCGCTTTTATGCTCGCTGAAAGAACCGAGGAGCATTCAAGGCTGTTTGAGGAAAACTTTGAAGCATCTTTTTTTGATGTAAATGATCCAGAAGAGCTTTTTGAAAAAGTTAGTTATTATTTGCAACATGATGATGAAAGGCAACAGATTGCGAAAGCTGGCAGGCAAAGGTGTATTGAAAGCAAGTATAGTCATCATGATCGACTGCAGTATATCTTAAGCAAAATAATAGGTTAA
- a CDS encoding sulfotransferase family protein: protein MNVLHRLHNLKSYIQNNGLKEVILRRVVDRLVHDYWKGKIYLHPRNFYHPLNSIQIERPIFLLGTQGGGGTIVSRLLRQHPDVVYITGNNMFWGGEDELHNIQRFKKLPDEWVLRSPGYNNLLGTEEYHPSFGYERSWLYATNALLPWYRLTESHWSEYVENSIVNVLKRCIRAYAKDPHLARFHDMSQSFALKVPLLKKIFPDAKFILLIRNPFAMCWREVTKKNNKYRHFAKIPDQKQALQWAVEHWYNTYSIALNDLDDNTDNYILRYEDFVLEPEKYVYTLLDFCDLDKERYELPAYNMNIPLGTKSRNKWWPVSKHANFGYLQDIPKWAIDTIQYHCSDIVDDFDYKY from the coding sequence ATGAATGTATTGCATAGATTACATAATCTCAAAAGTTATATTCAAAATAATGGCTTAAAAGAGGTCATTCTAAGAAGAGTGGTTGATAGATTAGTTCATGATTATTGGAAGGGAAAGATATATTTACATCCACGTAATTTTTATCACCCATTAAATAGTATACAAATTGAACGCCCGATTTTTTTGCTAGGCACGCAGGGGGGGGGTGGAACGATAGTCTCGCGTTTGCTACGGCAACACCCGGATGTAGTATATATTACCGGAAATAACATGTTTTGGGGTGGAGAAGATGAACTACACAATATACAAAGGTTCAAAAAATTACCTGACGAATGGGTATTAAGATCACCGGGGTACAACAATTTATTGGGAACCGAAGAGTACCATCCCTCATTTGGATATGAAAGAAGCTGGCTATATGCTACAAATGCATTATTACCCTGGTATAGATTGACTGAAAGCCATTGGTCAGAATATGTGGAAAATTCAATTGTCAATGTCTTAAAACGATGTATTCGTGCTTATGCGAAAGATCCGCATTTGGCAAGATTTCACGATATGAGCCAATCTTTTGCGCTCAAGGTCCCTTTACTAAAGAAAATATTTCCAGATGCCAAATTCATTTTATTAATCCGCAACCCGTTTGCCATGTGCTGGCGAGAAGTAACCAAAAAAAACAACAAATATAGACATTTTGCTAAAATTCCTGATCAAAAACAAGCTCTGCAATGGGCGGTAGAGCACTGGTATAACACATATTCAATAGCCCTAAACGATCTAGATGATAATACAGATAATTATATATTAAGGTACGAAGATTTCGTTTTAGAGCCTGAGAAGTATGTATATACTTTATTGGACTTTTGCGATTTGGATAAAGAGAGATATGAGTTACCTGCCTATAATATGAATATACCTTTGGGAACAAAAAGTAGAAATAAATGGTGGCCTGTGAGCAAACATGCTAATTTCGGATATTTACAAGATATACCTAAATGGGCTATTGATACTATACAATATCACTGTTCAGATATTGTCGATGACTTTGATTATAAATATTAG
- a CDS encoding glycosyltransferase family 4 protein, with protein MKVIVSVNGRFHAFDLAIQLHRHNVLHSLITSYPKFKVLEWNIKKSQIKSLIFTEIFKRSIQRLPNLCSNLPTIAQKFIFDKRTASNIPSDADIFVGWSSNSLHSIRKAKQMGLVTILERGSAHMLTQQKLLTDEYEKYGLKPKIAPDKIVEKELKEYEEADYISIPSSFVSQSFVEHGINKNKLIQVPYGVDLTHFKQIEKEDSIFRVIYAGRLSLQKGSHYLLQAIYELDLPNFEFWHLGSMAQEIEPFLKKYDSKKIFLKGHKPQNELYKYYSQGNVFCFPSIHDGFGMVIIQAMACALPVIGSEKTGTSDIVEDNKDGFVIPIRDVEAIKEKILYLYENQDICYQMGQAAKEKVSSGFTWDDYGRKMIGQYQRILDARGQNQAHIHS; from the coding sequence ATGAAAGTGATAGTATCAGTAAATGGACGGTTTCATGCATTTGATTTGGCTATACAGCTGCATAGGCACAATGTTCTACACTCGTTGATAACATCTTATCCAAAATTTAAGGTATTAGAGTGGAATATAAAAAAAAGTCAAATCAAATCTTTAATTTTTACAGAAATATTTAAGCGATCCATCCAACGTTTGCCTAATTTATGTAGTAACTTACCAACAATTGCACAAAAATTTATTTTTGATAAAAGAACCGCTAGTAATATACCTTCGGACGCTGACATTTTTGTGGGATGGAGTAGCAATAGCTTACATTCTATTAGAAAGGCCAAGCAGATGGGGCTAGTTACTATCCTTGAACGTGGTTCTGCTCATATGTTGACTCAACAAAAGCTGTTGACCGATGAATATGAGAAGTATGGTCTTAAGCCAAAGATAGCTCCAGATAAAATTGTTGAGAAAGAATTGAAAGAATATGAAGAAGCTGACTACATTTCTATTCCTTCATCTTTTGTATCTCAAAGTTTTGTTGAACATGGCATAAATAAAAATAAATTGATTCAAGTACCATATGGCGTAGATTTAACACATTTTAAACAAATCGAAAAAGAAGACAGTATTTTTAGGGTGATATATGCCGGACGATTGTCACTACAAAAGGGAAGTCATTATTTATTACAGGCTATTTATGAACTAGATCTACCAAACTTTGAGTTTTGGCATTTAGGAAGTATGGCTCAAGAAATTGAACCTTTTTTAAAGAAATATGATTCGAAAAAGATATTTCTTAAGGGCCATAAGCCTCAAAACGAACTTTATAAATATTATTCTCAAGGTAATGTTTTTTGCTTTCCATCAATTCATGATGGTTTTGGGATGGTCATTATTCAAGCAATGGCTTGTGCCCTTCCAGTAATTGGGTCCGAAAAAACAGGTACATCTGACATCGTTGAAGATAACAAAGATGGCTTTGTTATCCCCATACGAGATGTCGAAGCTATAAAAGAGAAAATTCTTTATCTCTACGAGAATCAAGATATATGCTATCAGATGGGGCAAGCTGCCAAGGAAAAGGTCAGTTCTGGATTCACTTGGGACGATTATGGGCGCAAGATGATAGGACAATATCAAAGGATACTTGATGCAAGAGGACAAAATCAAGCTCATATACATAGCTAG
- a CDS encoding sulfotransferase, with protein MQEDKIKLIYIASNGRSGSTLLDLLLGCHPKIWTLGEFQILPWEIMTPRQTCGCGLNVKECPFWCNIVQKFDDQLTEGSIHKFRESHGQGKVLRNSELFRILMSQKSFLSHTNGFEGYGRENARVMNEIKRKVQDKKPVEYLVDASKDPYRLYWLAMSGYFSIYAIHLTKDPRAFVYSMIKNNSSDTRKTVRMSLRYEVENRIIDLVCKKAPLKESMHIRYEDLASHPQDTMKAVYQKFGIDFSDYDPDNFRQAENHAISGNQMRHRTDEISLDEKWRRNMPKSTQKIVQTITALAGRRYGYYKA; from the coding sequence ATGCAAGAGGACAAAATCAAGCTCATATACATAGCTAGCAACGGCAGATCCGGTTCAACTCTTTTGGATCTCCTGTTGGGTTGCCATCCAAAAATTTGGACACTTGGCGAGTTTCAAATCCTGCCTTGGGAGATAATGACCCCCAGGCAGACTTGCGGCTGTGGTCTAAATGTTAAAGAATGCCCTTTCTGGTGTAATATTGTACAAAAATTTGATGACCAGTTAACCGAAGGTTCGATTCATAAATTTCGCGAATCACATGGTCAGGGAAAAGTCCTGCGTAATTCTGAACTGTTTCGGATTTTGATGAGCCAAAAATCGTTTTTAAGCCACACAAATGGATTTGAGGGCTATGGTCGTGAGAACGCCCGGGTAATGAATGAAATTAAGCGTAAGGTCCAAGACAAAAAGCCTGTTGAGTATTTGGTTGATGCTTCAAAAGACCCCTATCGTCTTTATTGGCTAGCCATGTCCGGATATTTTTCCATTTATGCTATTCATTTGACCAAAGATCCCCGTGCATTTGTCTATAGCATGATCAAGAACAACTCTTCAGATACACGCAAAACAGTACGCATGAGCCTTCGCTATGAAGTTGAGAACCGTATTATTGATCTGGTTTGTAAAAAGGCCCCATTGAAGGAATCTATGCACATCCGCTATGAGGATTTGGCGTCTCACCCTCAGGATACCATGAAGGCTGTTTATCAAAAGTTTGGCATAGATTTCTCTGACTATGACCCTGATAATTTTCGCCAAGCAGAAAACCATGCCATATCCGGCAATCAGATGCGGCATCGCACTGACGAGATATCCCTTGACGAGAAATGGCGCAGAAATATGCCCAAATCAACACAAAAAATTGTTCAAACCATCACTGCTTTGGCAGGCAGACGATATGGATATTATAAGGCATGA
- a CDS encoding oligosaccharide flippase family protein, giving the protein MSLAKSAIQGGLWMAGIRYIAFIINFVGNIWLARLLVPEDFGIFALAMSISEILFMIGGFGLAKACIQLQDQPKVFDTGLVFAWALTALLSVIGLISAWVATNVYAHDVAIFLVVLCLIKSLQFPGSVYLAYLEKDFAFRKSAFISGFGRSIAICLAIALAIWGLGKWSLLLREVMAIGFVFLGSLIFSPFRFGFSFDKNTAKKIWRFSFGMFFMRMSEVLFNRAPNLVLGSLAGPATLGLFERSLYVSNLPNTMLSQFYGKVGFAVFSKVKNQPEKIAKGLEWNLFFASRIMFLAGLLVFLFPELVLTTLLGQQWAEAAPFFQGFTPFIVTLPIFAILKHGLLAIGATRPVTVSRIVGVFIVGVGTLMAWFSDSQWVVVPWFMSWASLIGIILLAIACYKHKMMINLFRVIKFPFFIAMLFIFAVMITPCVKPSLKFICITILAWAIIFIFLDKNKLSIFYNICKR; this is encoded by the coding sequence ATGAGCCTGGCCAAGTCTGCTATTCAGGGTGGTCTATGGATGGCCGGGATAAGGTATATTGCCTTTATAATCAATTTTGTGGGCAACATCTGGCTAGCCAGACTTTTGGTTCCAGAGGATTTTGGTATCTTTGCCCTGGCCATGTCCATTTCCGAAATCCTTTTCATGATCGGAGGATTCGGCCTGGCCAAAGCGTGCATACAATTGCAGGACCAGCCAAAGGTTTTTGATACCGGGCTCGTTTTCGCTTGGGCGCTTACAGCCCTTCTATCTGTCATTGGTCTTATATCAGCTTGGGTGGCCACAAATGTATACGCACACGATGTGGCTATCTTTTTGGTTGTATTATGTTTAATAAAATCCTTGCAGTTCCCAGGCTCTGTCTATTTGGCCTACTTGGAAAAGGATTTTGCCTTTCGCAAAAGTGCTTTCATCTCCGGCTTTGGCCGCAGCATTGCCATTTGTCTGGCCATAGCACTGGCCATTTGGGGTCTTGGTAAATGGAGCCTGCTGCTGCGGGAAGTAATGGCTATAGGTTTCGTCTTTCTGGGATCCCTTATTTTTTCTCCCTTTAGGTTCGGCTTTTCTTTTGATAAAAATACAGCAAAAAAGATTTGGCGTTTTTCCTTTGGCATGTTTTTTATGCGCATGAGCGAGGTGCTCTTTAACCGGGCACCAAATTTGGTGCTGGGCAGCTTGGCCGGTCCAGCCACGCTTGGTCTGTTTGAGCGCAGCCTTTATGTCTCTAACTTGCCAAATACCATGCTCTCCCAGTTCTATGGCAAGGTGGGGTTTGCGGTCTTTTCCAAAGTCAAGAACCAACCGGAGAAGATTGCTAAGGGGCTGGAGTGGAACCTTTTTTTTGCTAGCAGGATAATGTTTTTGGCCGGGCTACTGGTATTTCTTTTCCCTGAACTTGTTTTGACCACTCTCCTGGGCCAGCAATGGGCAGAAGCTGCTCCTTTCTTTCAAGGGTTTACTCCTTTCATAGTTACACTTCCCATATTTGCTATTCTCAAGCACGGCTTGTTGGCCATTGGTGCTACTAGACCGGTCACAGTTAGTAGGATTGTGGGTGTGTTTATAGTAGGTGTCGGAACTTTGATGGCCTGGTTTAGTGATAGTCAATGGGTTGTAGTGCCTTGGTTTATGAGTTGGGCGTCGTTAATTGGTATAATTCTATTGGCTATTGCATGCTATAAACACAAAATGATGATTAATCTGTTCAGAGTAATAAAATTCCCTTTTTTTATAGCTATGTTGTTTATATTTGCTGTTATGATTACACCCTGTGTAAAACCAAGTTTGAAATTTATATGCATCACAATATTAGCATGGGCCATAATATTTATTTTCTTGGATAAAAATAAATTGTCTATCTTTTATAATATATGTAAAAGATAG